A window from Electrophorus electricus isolate fEleEle1 chromosome 7, fEleEle1.pri, whole genome shotgun sequence encodes these proteins:
- the kmt2e gene encoding inactive histone-lysine N-methyltransferase 2E isoform X1, protein MSLVIPVGVDTGNTSYLDMAAGSEPESVEASPVVAEKSSYPHQIYSSSHHSHSYIGLPYADHNYGARPPPTPPASPPPSVLIRQGEGLFVGSGRAGEGLYVPGGQDEASRGTTLSTSEDGSYGADITRCICGFTHDDGYMICCDKCSVWQHIDCMGIDRQHIPETYLCERCQPRSLDRERAILLQTRKRENMSDGDTSATESGDEVPLELYTTFQHTPTSITLTTGRLGNKQADKKRKKSGDKEPAAPPRAKKAFREGSRKSNRVKGSAPECEPMEPLSLWENKVKSWMERYEEASTNQYSDDVRLLLRVKEARDGKTLAYNTHTAAFKPPVESYVQKNKRILKAARDLAADALIIEYRGKFMLRQQFEANGYFFKRPYPFVLFYSKFDGLEMCVDARSFGNEARFIRRSCTPNAEVRHVIEDGMLHLYIYSLRPIPKGSEITIGFDYDYGSCKYKVDCACVRGNQECPVLKHNQEPTENLGSGTRRRGRRDKDPVVRDESGQNQNLTLDCDGPKGKTTNDSKQRKLSPLRVSISNNQDPELIEDLEEKTSISNEVDMESEEHIAERRRKMTREERKMEAILQAFARMEKREKRREQALERIGTKVEVAARSDIKEEPPATPETESPTTPLLETVKEEAGQKPAKVSRSKQRKSFSRNRTHIGQQRRRTRTASACSDLPPGSPTDTLEPLAGEMQDGETPLAPEAADPPANAPEASPPHSGSPAPPCRSGQKYPKTKKHLVNEWMGVEKQERVSTRTPEPVPERPLRISSDPEVLATQLNSLPGMACSPHVYSTPKHYVRFSSPFLASRSPSAPGVPTGRRRSRELPETPPTSGSCKKRWLKQALEEEGSMSPGGRSTILMPSEGPLSPPINGESDSPLPVNGSCSLPGGCPELPTPLKKRRLCPMEPCMSETSTPYTSPCATPTRAEPADAPGTPQQLATPPRARLDDPGTEPSTPTYISQNPAHTTTQESESSVESSPETSRRPSTQETERPPSVLACPSKRLPVPETPPQDPGRPAGSLSPDASLHEPQDPAGDECMEAESSTEAPSTSDTPASSYLPWMKSPDPGGLSFSPINSNLRDLTPSHTLEMGAFRPEAAVAGNFSEGAPYYPCSEEPGAMAFTRSLSGDAGEGGGTVQNPPQKKKVSLLEYRKRQREARRSGGSKVECSSPVSTAPPVDMFPVTVETAPESSVPVVTLAPRTPQPNEDPEAPPQGEREGGEAQWTSSTSVEQARERGYHRALLLSDHRKDADGVEMESGDVPVRECPSPKSCKSPAHRSCSPGPSTFRPSKEEESEAQPRAQPQPLSVQQCASKLALSKSAPLTPSKLHCSPSAAPQGHYAATSILPSPKTQPQGSPYRGQRAFLSAQPQNQAQPVASSGPAAFPQYSPQNAPPPPPPPPPAPPASAAYFPTQAAAAAAPFPGFKTAVPSPFPPGSQTLLQPHHTLHYQNSAAPPPPPPPPPPHPQPGPALLHVNLQPTSIQQHQLLLSSAPPPPPPPPPQAQTSQQPQSTSSSLLSIKQGPPPPPLPPPPPAPSSGAPHPYQNIGGFQTTLLHQSAASNPSVPPSSYQQTVLPPPPPPPPQQTPPPQSPSNPNAPQITSGNRGPPPSSAAFHNAGYMGTGWH, encoded by the exons TGTGTGGCAGCATATTGACTGTATGGGGATCGATCGGCAGCACATACCTGAGACCTACCTGTGTGAGCGTTGTCAGCCACGGAGTCTGGACAGAGAGCGTGCTATCCTGCTGCAGaccaggaagagagaaaacatgtCCG ACGGAGACACCAGCGCTACGGAGAGTGGTGATGAGGTTCCACTGGAACTGTACACAACGTTTCAGCACACCCCCACCAGCATCACGCTTACCACTGGTCGCCTCGGCAACAAGCAGGCCGACAAGAAACGAAAGAAGAGCGGAGACAAGGAGCCTGCGGCACCACCACGGGCCAAAAAG GCATTCCGAGAAGGCTCAAGGAAGTCAAACAGAGTAAAG ggCTCTGCACCTGAGTGTGAACCCATGGAgcccctctctctgtgggagAATAAAGTGAAGTCGTGGATGGAGCGATACGAGGAGGCCAGCACTAACCAGTACAGCGATGATGTCCGATTGCTGCTTCGAGTCAAAGAGGCTCGCGATGGCAAGACGCTTGCCTACAACACGCACACTGCAGCCTTCAAACCACCTGTAGAG AGCTACGTGCAGAAGAACAAGCGCATTCTGAAGGCTGCACGCGACCTTGCTGCTGACGCGCTCATCATAGAGTACCGGGGCAAGTTTATGCTCAGACAGCAGTTTGAGGCCAACGGCTACTTCTTCAAGAG GCCGTATCCGTTTGTGTTGTTCTACTCCAAGTTTGATGGCTtggagatgtgtgtggatgcaCGCAGCTTTGGAAACGAAGCCCGTTTTATTCGCCGATCCTGCACCCCCAATGCAGAG GTGCGTCACGTGATAGAGGACGGCATGTTGCACTTGTACATCTACTCTCTGAGGCCCATACCTAAAGGCAGTGAGATCACCATCGGCTTCGACTATGACTACGGCAGCTG TAAATACAAGGtggactgtgcgtgtgtgcggggGAACCAGGAATGCCCCGTGCTCAAGCACAACCAGGAGCCTACGGAAAACCTGGGCTCAGGTACACGCCGCCGGGGCCGCAGGGACAAAGACCCAGTGGTGCGGGACGAGAGCGGGCAGAACCAAAACCTCACGCTGGACTGCGACGGCCCCAAGGGCAAAACGACCAACGACAGCAAACAGCGGAAGCTCTCTCCCCTACGCGTGTCCATCTCTAACAATCAG GATCCTGAGTTAATTGAGGATCTAGAAGAGAAAACCTCCATTAGCAATGAAGTAGACATGGAGTCAGAGGAGCACATTGCagaaaggaggaggaagatg aCACGtgaggagaggaagatggaggccATCTTGCAGGCATTCGCCCGCATGGAGAAAAGGGAGAAACGTCGGGAGCAGGCGCTGGAGAGGATCGGCACCAAGGTTGAAGTCGCCGCCCGCAGTGACATCAAAGAAGAGCCCCCTGCCACACCAGAGACCGAGTCTCCTACTACG CCGTTGTTGGAGACGGTGAAGGAGGAAGCAGGTCAGAAGCCAGCCAAGGTGAGCCGGAGCAAACAGCGCAAGAGCTTCTCACGCAATCGCACACACATCGGCCAGCAGAGGCGGCGCACACGCACGGCCAGCGCGTGCTCTGACTTGCCTCCCGGATCCCCCACTGACACCCTCGAGCCGCTGGCCGGGGAAATGCAGGATGGGGAGACACCCTTGGCCCCGGAGGCTGCCGATCCACCCGCGAATGCCCCCGAGGCCAGCCCCCCCCACAGCGGCTCCCCCGCACCGCCCTGCCGCAGTGGACAGAAGTACCCgaaaacaaaaaag CACTTAGTGAACGAGTGGATGGGTGTGGAGAAGCAAGAGCGGGTGTCCACACGCACCCCGGAGCCGGTCCCCGAGCGGCCCCTGCGCATCAGCAGTGACCCAGAGGTGCTGGCCACGCAGCTGAACTCCCTGCCAGGCATGGCGTGCAGCCCCCACGTGTACAGCACCCCCAAGCACTACGTGCGCTTCTCCTCGCCCTTCCTGGCCAGCCGCAGCCCCAGCGCTCCTGGAGTGCCCACGGGCCGGCGCCGCTCGCGAGAGCTCCCCGAGACGCCGCCCACCTCCGGCTCCTGCAAGAAG CGCTGGCTAAAGCAGGCATTGGAGGAGGAGGGATCCATGAGTCCCGGAGGGCGCTCCACCATCCTGATGCCCAGTGAGGGTCCACTTAGCCCCCCGATCAACGGAGAGTCAGACAGCCCCCTCCCCGTCAATGGAAGCTGCTCTTTACCTGGTGGATGTCCAG AGCTGCCCACCCCTTTGAAGAAGCGACGTTTGTGTCCCATGGAGCCGTGCATGTCAGAGACATCCACCCCGTACACATCCCCGTGTGCCACCCCGACGCGAGCCGAGCCCGCGGACGCCCCTGGAACCCCCCAGCAGCTGGCCACCCCGCCCCGTGCCCGCCTAGACGACCCTGGCACGGAACCTTCTACTCCCACATACATCTCCCAGAACCCGGCACACACCACGACACAGGAA AGTGAGTCATCTGTAGAAAGCTCTCCAGAGACGAGCAGAAGACCAAGTACACAAGAG ACTGAGCGTCCTCCATCAGTGTTAGCCTGTCCAAGTAAAAGGCTTCCGGTTCCTGAAACCCCTCCCCAGGACCCAGGAAGGCCTGCTGGTTCCCTGAGCCCTGACGCCTCCCTCCACGAGCCTCAGGACCCAGCGGGGGACGAGTGCATGGAGGCAGAAAGCAGCACGGAGGCCCCCTCCACTTCCGACACGCCGGCTTCCTCTTACCTCCCTTGGATGAAGAGTCCAGACCCCGGCGGACTGTCCTTCTCGCCCATCAACTCCAACCTGAGGGACCTCACTCCGTCCCACACGCTTGAGATGGGGGCGTTCAGGCCTGAGGCTGCAGTTGCAGGGAACTTCAGCGAGGGCGCGCCCTACTACCCCTGCAGTGAGGAGCCGGGGGCCATGGCCTTCACCCGTTCACTTAGTGGAGACGCTGGAGAGGGAGGAGGCACCGTTCAGAACCCCCCACAGAAGAAAAAG GTCTCTCTGCTGGAGTACAGGAAGCGGCAGCGTGAAGCCAGACGCAGCGGTGGCTCTAAGGTGGAGTGCAGCTCGCCTGTTTCCACGGCACCCCCGGTGGACATGTTCCCTGTCACTGTAGAAACAGCCCCCGAGTCCTCTGTTCCCGTGGTTACACTGGCCCCCAGGACACCACAGCCCAACGAGGACCCCGAAGCCCCGCCACAGGGGGAGCGGGAGGGGGGAGAGGCACAGTG GACCTCCTCAACCTCGGTGGAGCAGGCCCGGGAGCGTGGCTATCACAGAGCCCTGCTCCTGAGTGACCATCGCAAGGATGCAG ACGGAGTGGAGATGGAAAGTGGCGATGTCCCAGTGAGGGAATGTCCTTCACCTAAGAGCTGCAAGAGCCCTGCACACAGA tcCTGTTCCCCAGGTCCGAGCACCTTTCGGCCGTCtaaagaggaggagagtgaagcTCAGCCTCGTGCCCAGCCCCAGCCGCTGTCCGTCCAGCAGTGTGCCTCCAAGCTGGCGCTCTCCAAGTCGGCCCCTTTAACACCCAGCAAGCTCCACTGCAGCCCGTCTGCAGCTCCTCAGGGCCACTACGCCGCAACCTCCATCCTGCCCTCCCCGAAAACTCAGCCACAGGGCTCGCCCTACCGTGGCCAGAGGGCCTTCCTCTCGGCCCAGCCCCAGAACCAAGCCCAGCCCGTGGCGTCATCGGGGCCTGCCGCTTTTCCCCAATACAGCCCCCAGAACGcgcctcctccacctccgccCCCCCCTCCGGCACCCCCCGCGTCTGCCGCCTACTTTCCCACCCAGGCGGCCGCGGCCGCGGCCCCGTTCCCGGGGTTTAAAACGGCCGTGCCCTCCCCGTTTCCTCCGGGCTCCCAGACACTGCTACAGCCCCACCATACGCTTCACTACCAGAACAGTGCggccccgcctcctcccccgcctccccctcccccgcacCCTCAGCCCGGCCCTGCTCTGCTGCACGTCAACCTGCAGCCTACTTCCATCCAGCAGCATCAACTGCTCCTCAgctccgcccctcccccgccccctcccccgccccctcAGGCCCAGACCTCTCAGCAGCCACAATCTACCAGCAGCAGTCTGCTCTCGATCAAGCAAGGGCCTCCTCCTCCACCgctcccacctccaccaccgGCGCCCTCTAGTGGCGCTCCTCACCCATATCAAAACATAGGTGGTTTCCAAACCACTCTTCTCCACCAGTCGGCAGCAAGCAACCCCTCAGTACCACCCTCCTCTTATCAACAGACTGTGTTACCACCTCCTCCGCCCCCACCACCACagcaaaccccacctcctcagTCTCCATCCAATCCAAACGCTCCACAGATCACCAGCGGCAACAGAGGCCCTCCTCCTTCCTCAGCCGCCTTTCATAATGCCGGCTATATGGGCACAGGTTGGCACTGA
- the kmt2e gene encoding inactive histone-lysine N-methyltransferase 2E isoform X2 — protein MSLVIPVGVDTGNTSYLDMAAGSEPESVEASPVVAEKSSYPHQIYSSSHHSHSYIGLPYADHNYGARPPPTPPASPPPSVLIRQGEGLFVGSGRAGEGLYVPGGQDEASRGTTLSTSEDGSYGADITRCICGFTHDDGYMICCDKCSVWQHIDCMGIDRQHIPETYLCERCQPRSLDRERAILLQTRKRENMSDGDTSATESGDEVPLELYTTFQHTPTSITLTTGRLGNKQADKKRKKSGDKEPAAPPRAKKAFREGSRKSNRVKGSAPECEPMEPLSLWENKVKSWMERYEEASTNQYSDDVRLLLRVKEARDGKTLAYNTHTAAFKPPVESYVQKNKRILKAARDLAADALIIEYRGKFMLRQQFEANGYFFKRPYPFVLFYSKFDGLEMCVDARSFGNEARFIRRSCTPNAEVRHVIEDGMLHLYIYSLRPIPKGSEITIGFDYDYGSCKYKVDCACVRGNQECPVLKHNQEPTENLGSGTRRRGRRDKDPVVRDESGQNQNLTLDCDGPKGKTTNDSKQRKLSPLRVSISNNQTREERKMEAILQAFARMEKREKRREQALERIGTKVEVAARSDIKEEPPATPETESPTTPLLETVKEEAGQKPAKVSRSKQRKSFSRNRTHIGQQRRRTRTASACSDLPPGSPTDTLEPLAGEMQDGETPLAPEAADPPANAPEASPPHSGSPAPPCRSGQKYPKTKKHLVNEWMGVEKQERVSTRTPEPVPERPLRISSDPEVLATQLNSLPGMACSPHVYSTPKHYVRFSSPFLASRSPSAPGVPTGRRRSRELPETPPTSGSCKKRWLKQALEEEGSMSPGGRSTILMPSEGPLSPPINGESDSPLPVNGSCSLPGGCPELPTPLKKRRLCPMEPCMSETSTPYTSPCATPTRAEPADAPGTPQQLATPPRARLDDPGTEPSTPTYISQNPAHTTTQESESSVESSPETSRRPSTQETERPPSVLACPSKRLPVPETPPQDPGRPAGSLSPDASLHEPQDPAGDECMEAESSTEAPSTSDTPASSYLPWMKSPDPGGLSFSPINSNLRDLTPSHTLEMGAFRPEAAVAGNFSEGAPYYPCSEEPGAMAFTRSLSGDAGEGGGTVQNPPQKKKVSLLEYRKRQREARRSGGSKVECSSPVSTAPPVDMFPVTVETAPESSVPVVTLAPRTPQPNEDPEAPPQGEREGGEAQWTSSTSVEQARERGYHRALLLSDHRKDADGVEMESGDVPVRECPSPKSCKSPAHRSCSPGPSTFRPSKEEESEAQPRAQPQPLSVQQCASKLALSKSAPLTPSKLHCSPSAAPQGHYAATSILPSPKTQPQGSPYRGQRAFLSAQPQNQAQPVASSGPAAFPQYSPQNAPPPPPPPPPAPPASAAYFPTQAAAAAAPFPGFKTAVPSPFPPGSQTLLQPHHTLHYQNSAAPPPPPPPPPPHPQPGPALLHVNLQPTSIQQHQLLLSSAPPPPPPPPPQAQTSQQPQSTSSSLLSIKQGPPPPPLPPPPPAPSSGAPHPYQNIGGFQTTLLHQSAASNPSVPPSSYQQTVLPPPPPPPPQQTPPPQSPSNPNAPQITSGNRGPPPSSAAFHNAGYMGTGWH, from the exons TGTGTGGCAGCATATTGACTGTATGGGGATCGATCGGCAGCACATACCTGAGACCTACCTGTGTGAGCGTTGTCAGCCACGGAGTCTGGACAGAGAGCGTGCTATCCTGCTGCAGaccaggaagagagaaaacatgtCCG ACGGAGACACCAGCGCTACGGAGAGTGGTGATGAGGTTCCACTGGAACTGTACACAACGTTTCAGCACACCCCCACCAGCATCACGCTTACCACTGGTCGCCTCGGCAACAAGCAGGCCGACAAGAAACGAAAGAAGAGCGGAGACAAGGAGCCTGCGGCACCACCACGGGCCAAAAAG GCATTCCGAGAAGGCTCAAGGAAGTCAAACAGAGTAAAG ggCTCTGCACCTGAGTGTGAACCCATGGAgcccctctctctgtgggagAATAAAGTGAAGTCGTGGATGGAGCGATACGAGGAGGCCAGCACTAACCAGTACAGCGATGATGTCCGATTGCTGCTTCGAGTCAAAGAGGCTCGCGATGGCAAGACGCTTGCCTACAACACGCACACTGCAGCCTTCAAACCACCTGTAGAG AGCTACGTGCAGAAGAACAAGCGCATTCTGAAGGCTGCACGCGACCTTGCTGCTGACGCGCTCATCATAGAGTACCGGGGCAAGTTTATGCTCAGACAGCAGTTTGAGGCCAACGGCTACTTCTTCAAGAG GCCGTATCCGTTTGTGTTGTTCTACTCCAAGTTTGATGGCTtggagatgtgtgtggatgcaCGCAGCTTTGGAAACGAAGCCCGTTTTATTCGCCGATCCTGCACCCCCAATGCAGAG GTGCGTCACGTGATAGAGGACGGCATGTTGCACTTGTACATCTACTCTCTGAGGCCCATACCTAAAGGCAGTGAGATCACCATCGGCTTCGACTATGACTACGGCAGCTG TAAATACAAGGtggactgtgcgtgtgtgcggggGAACCAGGAATGCCCCGTGCTCAAGCACAACCAGGAGCCTACGGAAAACCTGGGCTCAGGTACACGCCGCCGGGGCCGCAGGGACAAAGACCCAGTGGTGCGGGACGAGAGCGGGCAGAACCAAAACCTCACGCTGGACTGCGACGGCCCCAAGGGCAAAACGACCAACGACAGCAAACAGCGGAAGCTCTCTCCCCTACGCGTGTCCATCTCTAACAATCAG aCACGtgaggagaggaagatggaggccATCTTGCAGGCATTCGCCCGCATGGAGAAAAGGGAGAAACGTCGGGAGCAGGCGCTGGAGAGGATCGGCACCAAGGTTGAAGTCGCCGCCCGCAGTGACATCAAAGAAGAGCCCCCTGCCACACCAGAGACCGAGTCTCCTACTACG CCGTTGTTGGAGACGGTGAAGGAGGAAGCAGGTCAGAAGCCAGCCAAGGTGAGCCGGAGCAAACAGCGCAAGAGCTTCTCACGCAATCGCACACACATCGGCCAGCAGAGGCGGCGCACACGCACGGCCAGCGCGTGCTCTGACTTGCCTCCCGGATCCCCCACTGACACCCTCGAGCCGCTGGCCGGGGAAATGCAGGATGGGGAGACACCCTTGGCCCCGGAGGCTGCCGATCCACCCGCGAATGCCCCCGAGGCCAGCCCCCCCCACAGCGGCTCCCCCGCACCGCCCTGCCGCAGTGGACAGAAGTACCCgaaaacaaaaaag CACTTAGTGAACGAGTGGATGGGTGTGGAGAAGCAAGAGCGGGTGTCCACACGCACCCCGGAGCCGGTCCCCGAGCGGCCCCTGCGCATCAGCAGTGACCCAGAGGTGCTGGCCACGCAGCTGAACTCCCTGCCAGGCATGGCGTGCAGCCCCCACGTGTACAGCACCCCCAAGCACTACGTGCGCTTCTCCTCGCCCTTCCTGGCCAGCCGCAGCCCCAGCGCTCCTGGAGTGCCCACGGGCCGGCGCCGCTCGCGAGAGCTCCCCGAGACGCCGCCCACCTCCGGCTCCTGCAAGAAG CGCTGGCTAAAGCAGGCATTGGAGGAGGAGGGATCCATGAGTCCCGGAGGGCGCTCCACCATCCTGATGCCCAGTGAGGGTCCACTTAGCCCCCCGATCAACGGAGAGTCAGACAGCCCCCTCCCCGTCAATGGAAGCTGCTCTTTACCTGGTGGATGTCCAG AGCTGCCCACCCCTTTGAAGAAGCGACGTTTGTGTCCCATGGAGCCGTGCATGTCAGAGACATCCACCCCGTACACATCCCCGTGTGCCACCCCGACGCGAGCCGAGCCCGCGGACGCCCCTGGAACCCCCCAGCAGCTGGCCACCCCGCCCCGTGCCCGCCTAGACGACCCTGGCACGGAACCTTCTACTCCCACATACATCTCCCAGAACCCGGCACACACCACGACACAGGAA AGTGAGTCATCTGTAGAAAGCTCTCCAGAGACGAGCAGAAGACCAAGTACACAAGAG ACTGAGCGTCCTCCATCAGTGTTAGCCTGTCCAAGTAAAAGGCTTCCGGTTCCTGAAACCCCTCCCCAGGACCCAGGAAGGCCTGCTGGTTCCCTGAGCCCTGACGCCTCCCTCCACGAGCCTCAGGACCCAGCGGGGGACGAGTGCATGGAGGCAGAAAGCAGCACGGAGGCCCCCTCCACTTCCGACACGCCGGCTTCCTCTTACCTCCCTTGGATGAAGAGTCCAGACCCCGGCGGACTGTCCTTCTCGCCCATCAACTCCAACCTGAGGGACCTCACTCCGTCCCACACGCTTGAGATGGGGGCGTTCAGGCCTGAGGCTGCAGTTGCAGGGAACTTCAGCGAGGGCGCGCCCTACTACCCCTGCAGTGAGGAGCCGGGGGCCATGGCCTTCACCCGTTCACTTAGTGGAGACGCTGGAGAGGGAGGAGGCACCGTTCAGAACCCCCCACAGAAGAAAAAG GTCTCTCTGCTGGAGTACAGGAAGCGGCAGCGTGAAGCCAGACGCAGCGGTGGCTCTAAGGTGGAGTGCAGCTCGCCTGTTTCCACGGCACCCCCGGTGGACATGTTCCCTGTCACTGTAGAAACAGCCCCCGAGTCCTCTGTTCCCGTGGTTACACTGGCCCCCAGGACACCACAGCCCAACGAGGACCCCGAAGCCCCGCCACAGGGGGAGCGGGAGGGGGGAGAGGCACAGTG GACCTCCTCAACCTCGGTGGAGCAGGCCCGGGAGCGTGGCTATCACAGAGCCCTGCTCCTGAGTGACCATCGCAAGGATGCAG ACGGAGTGGAGATGGAAAGTGGCGATGTCCCAGTGAGGGAATGTCCTTCACCTAAGAGCTGCAAGAGCCCTGCACACAGA tcCTGTTCCCCAGGTCCGAGCACCTTTCGGCCGTCtaaagaggaggagagtgaagcTCAGCCTCGTGCCCAGCCCCAGCCGCTGTCCGTCCAGCAGTGTGCCTCCAAGCTGGCGCTCTCCAAGTCGGCCCCTTTAACACCCAGCAAGCTCCACTGCAGCCCGTCTGCAGCTCCTCAGGGCCACTACGCCGCAACCTCCATCCTGCCCTCCCCGAAAACTCAGCCACAGGGCTCGCCCTACCGTGGCCAGAGGGCCTTCCTCTCGGCCCAGCCCCAGAACCAAGCCCAGCCCGTGGCGTCATCGGGGCCTGCCGCTTTTCCCCAATACAGCCCCCAGAACGcgcctcctccacctccgccCCCCCCTCCGGCACCCCCCGCGTCTGCCGCCTACTTTCCCACCCAGGCGGCCGCGGCCGCGGCCCCGTTCCCGGGGTTTAAAACGGCCGTGCCCTCCCCGTTTCCTCCGGGCTCCCAGACACTGCTACAGCCCCACCATACGCTTCACTACCAGAACAGTGCggccccgcctcctcccccgcctccccctcccccgcacCCTCAGCCCGGCCCTGCTCTGCTGCACGTCAACCTGCAGCCTACTTCCATCCAGCAGCATCAACTGCTCCTCAgctccgcccctcccccgccccctcccccgccccctcAGGCCCAGACCTCTCAGCAGCCACAATCTACCAGCAGCAGTCTGCTCTCGATCAAGCAAGGGCCTCCTCCTCCACCgctcccacctccaccaccgGCGCCCTCTAGTGGCGCTCCTCACCCATATCAAAACATAGGTGGTTTCCAAACCACTCTTCTCCACCAGTCGGCAGCAAGCAACCCCTCAGTACCACCCTCCTCTTATCAACAGACTGTGTTACCACCTCCTCCGCCCCCACCACCACagcaaaccccacctcctcagTCTCCATCCAATCCAAACGCTCCACAGATCACCAGCGGCAACAGAGGCCCTCCTCCTTCCTCAGCCGCCTTTCATAATGCCGGCTATATGGGCACAGGTTGGCACTGA